In one Granulicella cerasi genomic region, the following are encoded:
- a CDS encoding phage portal protein, producing MSDGTAVEKRWNINNPSTPLTAMAAWGDVGGGLSSSGEVITEKNALCISTVYTCVTILAEAVASLPCRLMRSTDDGDTPATDHRLWSLLTESPNEEMTAFTFWSTIVGSSALCGNGYAQIVRDATGAVESIWPLHPNKTEPIRNATGQLAYKTTDGMTDGAYRIIASADVLHFPLFSLDGIKGVSPVTAARESFATARAMEKFGARWFANGAQPSSLLINKNAAKPDAKAQREFVESWQAAHSGINQHKQGFLWGDWSVEQIGLSPEDSQFLIARNYQRSDIASMYKIPVFMVGNTEKLSNNNYTGQQMGFVIDTLRPILVRLEAELKRKLLKSSRFFVEFDVTERQRGDFQTMAQAISLTRQWGVLDADECRALLGYAPRGGAAKKLITQVNMTPLDDLGRHRNSLHPSQTPRTPPTMTQAKPQAHGVVYVITNVITGQKYVGQTVRPVERRWRVHVRDAKACSYRSRLHDAIREHGESNFTVHVQSNCVGRRALDTAERFYIALYRTQNPAYGYNLRSGGQAGSGYKKKPKYSLTKDVLAQHIKDGLSAKEMGAINKCSHVTILRSVHEHFGKTMHEVRRDLCGMTMPSSFCKRQSATRTGTKRTPETRKRQAEAARRAYTPELRTLRREQKIHYWQERQHNHDTQQTNS from the coding sequence TTGAGCGATGGCACCGCCGTCGAAAAAAGGTGGAACATCAACAACCCATCGACACCGCTCACAGCTATGGCTGCGTGGGGTGATGTAGGTGGTGGACTTTCTTCATCTGGCGAAGTGATAACGGAGAAGAATGCACTCTGCATCTCGACGGTCTACACCTGCGTCACGATCCTCGCTGAAGCAGTAGCCTCGCTTCCGTGTCGCCTAATGAGGTCAACGGATGACGGCGATACACCAGCAACGGATCATCGTTTGTGGTCGCTACTCACTGAATCCCCAAACGAGGAGATGACCGCGTTCACCTTCTGGTCAACGATAGTCGGCTCGTCGGCTCTATGTGGCAATGGCTACGCACAGATCGTGCGTGATGCAACCGGAGCAGTTGAGTCCATCTGGCCTCTCCATCCCAACAAGACAGAACCTATTCGCAACGCGACCGGTCAGCTTGCATACAAAACGACTGACGGCATGACGGATGGCGCGTATCGCATCATCGCCTCAGCGGATGTACTTCACTTCCCGCTATTCAGCCTCGATGGAATCAAGGGTGTCTCCCCTGTAACCGCTGCTCGTGAATCCTTTGCGACCGCTAGAGCAATGGAAAAATTTGGAGCACGTTGGTTCGCTAACGGGGCTCAACCTTCCAGTCTCCTAATCAACAAGAACGCAGCTAAGCCCGATGCAAAGGCACAACGCGAATTCGTTGAAAGCTGGCAGGCTGCTCACTCCGGTATCAACCAACACAAGCAAGGGTTCCTCTGGGGTGACTGGTCGGTCGAGCAGATTGGGCTCAGTCCCGAAGATTCTCAGTTCCTCATCGCACGCAACTACCAACGCAGTGACATCGCATCGATGTACAAGATCCCGGTCTTCATGGTCGGCAACACAGAGAAGCTGAGTAACAACAACTACACGGGACAACAGATGGGCTTCGTCATAGACACCCTTCGTCCCATCCTCGTTCGGCTCGAAGCTGAGTTAAAACGCAAGCTCCTTAAGTCATCCCGATTCTTCGTCGAATTCGATGTGACCGAGCGTCAACGTGGCGACTTCCAGACGATGGCTCAAGCCATCTCACTCACCCGCCAATGGGGTGTTCTCGACGCCGATGAATGCCGCGCCTTGCTGGGCTACGCGCCTCGTGGTGGTGCTGCGAAGAAGCTAATTACCCAAGTGAATATGACCCCACTCGATGACCTCGGAAGACACCGCAACTCCCTGCACCCAAGCCAGACCCCAAGGACACCACCGACGATGACGCAAGCTAAACCTCAGGCTCATGGGGTTGTGTACGTCATCACGAACGTTATTACCGGTCAGAAGTATGTTGGCCAAACTGTAAGACCGGTTGAAAGGCGTTGGAGAGTTCATGTTCGTGATGCGAAGGCCTGCTCCTATCGTTCGAGATTACATGACGCGATCAGAGAACACGGCGAATCGAACTTCACTGTTCACGTTCAAAGTAACTGTGTAGGTAGACGGGCACTTGATACCGCTGAGCGCTTCTACATTGCTCTGTACCGCACCCAAAACCCTGCTTATGGATACAACCTCCGCTCAGGCGGTCAGGCCGGTAGCGGCTACAAGAAGAAGCCTAAATACTCCCTGACTAAGGATGTACTTGCACAGCACATCAAGGACGGACTAAGCGCAAAGGAAATGGGCGCAATCAATAAGTGTTCTCACGTGACGATCCTACGGTCGGTTCACGAGCACTTTGGCAAAACTATGCATGAGGTTCGCCGTGACCTGTGTGGGATGACGATGCCCTCATCCTTTTGCAAGCGTCAGAGTGCAACGCGCACCGGAACCAAGCGAACACCAGAGACCCGGAAGCGACAGGCCGAAGCGGCGCGTCGAGCCTATACACCCGAACTCCGCACTCTCCGACGTGAACAGAAGATCCATTACTGGCAAGAAAGACAACACAACCATGACACTCAACAAACCAACTCGTGA
- a CDS encoding HK97 family phage prohead protease yields the protein MTLNKPTREVRSFRATELRVAEGDGNTLTGYIAVTEQPTEMFPGFIEVLKRGCFAHTISPTADNDVVALINHDDDAPVGRLSAGTLTLVEDEKGLRFSLNLPNTTRANDLKVSVERKDVTGCSFGFVCPDSTYTEAKDGTVTRSVNVVDLIEVSVGVTFPAYPQTSMALRSLPDSMPAEFRSRFETRSEAPLKPESLQDHEDDWKLNADLLIRLAEES from the coding sequence ATGACACTCAACAAACCAACTCGTGAGGTTCGCTCATTCCGCGCGACGGAACTCCGCGTAGCCGAAGGTGATGGCAACACCCTCACTGGATACATCGCCGTGACAGAGCAACCCACGGAAATGTTTCCCGGCTTCATTGAAGTATTGAAACGTGGGTGCTTTGCTCATACCATATCGCCAACTGCCGACAACGATGTTGTCGCTCTCATAAACCACGATGACGATGCACCCGTAGGACGCCTGTCCGCTGGCACTCTCACATTGGTTGAAGACGAAAAAGGCCTGCGGTTCTCACTGAACCTTCCAAACACAACACGCGCCAACGACCTCAAGGTCAGTGTCGAGCGCAAAGACGTAACGGGTTGCTCGTTTGGTTTTGTCTGTCCTGATAGCACCTACACGGAAGCGAAAGACGGCACAGTCACCCGCAGCGTGAACGTGGTTGACCTTATCGAAGTGAGTGTTGGTGTGACGTTCCCCGCCTACCCACAAACTTCGATGGCTCTCAGGTCTCTCCCCGACTCGATGCCAGCCGAGTTCCGCAGCCGTTTCGAAACACGTTCTGAAGCGCCTCTGAAACCAGAGTCGCTACAGGATCACGAAGACGACTGGAAGCTCAACGCCGATCTGCTGATTCGCCTCGCCGAAGAAAGCTAG